From the genome of Bubalus bubalis isolate 160015118507 breed Murrah chromosome 2, NDDB_SH_1, whole genome shotgun sequence, one region includes:
- the ELOVL5 gene encoding elongation of very long chain fatty acids protein 5 isoform X2 — translation MEIAGLEAGAVTGPGPALCSSLCSRDKAALVTGVWEGQYNFFCQGTRSGGEADMKIIRVLWWYYFSKLIEFMDTFFFILRKNNHQITVLHVYHHASMLNIWWFVMNWVPCGHSYFGATLNSFIHVLMYSYYGLSSIPSMRPYLWWKKYITQGQLLQFVLTIIQTSCGVIWPCTFPLGWLYFQIGYMISLITLFTNFYIQTYNKKGVSRRRERQKDHQNGSVAAVNGHTSGFSSLENNVKPRKQRKD, via the exons ATGGAGATTGCAGGCCTGGAGGCAGGGGCAGTGACAGGCCCGGGCCCAGCCCTGTGCTCTTCTCTGTGTTCCAGGGACAAAGCCGCA TTAGTGACGGGAGTATGGGAAGGCCAGTACAACTTCTTCTGTCAGGGCACACGCAGTGGAGGAGAAGCGGACATGAAG ATCATCCGCGTCTTGTGGTGGTACTACTTCTCCAAGCTCATCGAGTTCATGGACACCTTCTTCTTCATCCTCCGCAAGAACAACCACCAGATCACTGTCCTGCACGTGTATCACCACGCCAGCATGCTCAACATCTGGTGGTTCGTGATGAACTGGGTCCCCTGCGGCCACT CTTACTTTGGCGCCACACTTAACAGCTTCATCCACGTCCTCATGTACTCATACTACGGCCTGTCGTCCATCCCGTCCATGCGGCCATACCTCTGGTGGAAGAAGTACATCACGCAGGGCCAGCTG ctTCAGTTTGTGCTGACCATCATCCAGACCAGCTGTGGGGTCATCTGGCCGTGCACCTTCCCTCTCGGTTGGTTGTATTTCCAGATTGGATACATGATTTCTCTGATCACCCTCTTCACAAACTTCTACATTCAG ACCTACAACAAGAAGGGGGTCTCCCGGAGGAGAGAGCGCCAAAAGGACCACCAGAACGGCTCCGTGGCCGCTGTGAACGGCCACACCAGCGgcttttcttccctggagaacaaTGTGAAGCCGAGGAAGCAGCGGAAGGACTGA
- the ELOVL5 gene encoding elongation of very long chain fatty acids protein 5 isoform X1 has protein sequence MEHFDASLSTYFRAWLGPRDTRVEGWFLLDNYVPTLVCSILYLLIVWLGPKYMKTRQPFSCRGILVVYNLGLTLLSLYMFCELVTGVWEGQYNFFCQGTRSGGEADMKIIRVLWWYYFSKLIEFMDTFFFILRKNNHQITVLHVYHHASMLNIWWFVMNWVPCGHSYFGATLNSFIHVLMYSYYGLSSIPSMRPYLWWKKYITQGQLLQFVLTIIQTSCGVIWPCTFPLGWLYFQIGYMISLITLFTNFYIQTYNKKGVSRRRERQKDHQNGSVAAVNGHTSGFSSLENNVKPRKQRKD, from the exons ATGGAGCACTTTGATGCATCGCTTAGCACCTATTTCCGGGCATGGCTTGGCCCCCGAG ATACTCGAGTAGAAGGATGGTTTCTTCTGGACAATTACGTCCCCACCTTGGTCTGCTCCATCCTGTACTTGCTAATTGTGTGGCTGGgaccaaaatatatgaagactaGGCAACCGTTCTCCTGCCGGGGGATTTTAGTGGTGTACAACCTCGGACTCACTCTGCTGTCTCTCTACATGTTCTGTGAG TTAGTGACGGGAGTATGGGAAGGCCAGTACAACTTCTTCTGTCAGGGCACACGCAGTGGAGGAGAAGCGGACATGAAG ATCATCCGCGTCTTGTGGTGGTACTACTTCTCCAAGCTCATCGAGTTCATGGACACCTTCTTCTTCATCCTCCGCAAGAACAACCACCAGATCACTGTCCTGCACGTGTATCACCACGCCAGCATGCTCAACATCTGGTGGTTCGTGATGAACTGGGTCCCCTGCGGCCACT CTTACTTTGGCGCCACACTTAACAGCTTCATCCACGTCCTCATGTACTCATACTACGGCCTGTCGTCCATCCCGTCCATGCGGCCATACCTCTGGTGGAAGAAGTACATCACGCAGGGCCAGCTG ctTCAGTTTGTGCTGACCATCATCCAGACCAGCTGTGGGGTCATCTGGCCGTGCACCTTCCCTCTCGGTTGGTTGTATTTCCAGATTGGATACATGATTTCTCTGATCACCCTCTTCACAAACTTCTACATTCAG ACCTACAACAAGAAGGGGGTCTCCCGGAGGAGAGAGCGCCAAAAGGACCACCAGAACGGCTCCGTGGCCGCTGTGAACGGCCACACCAGCGgcttttcttccctggagaacaaTGTGAAGCCGAGGAAGCAGCGGAAGGACTGA